The following are encoded in a window of Episyrphus balteatus chromosome X, idEpiBalt1.1, whole genome shotgun sequence genomic DNA:
- the LOC129920726 gene encoding uncharacterized protein LOC129920726, with protein MSFKRKYKKSDKELQLLVLQEMLLKKEVLFGKFIGSTHTKNDIQDEWRKIAGMAISFGLIPADSDADKFKRTTWQNWRRTSLMKIDRMKKTGVGGATSKDLLDENDKVILAIIGDDVVYGIGVNESNGDVQDNQQNQTIVIEPSPTNLPPSSKKRSFQNDSTSSETEKLKSEILKISYYQKQLECRMMEVQLKLPTSNFTKSIYVDSSEEDQEGFN; from the exons ATGAGTTTcaagagaaaatacaaaaaa tcGGACAAGGAATTGCAGCTTCTTGTTTTACAAGAAATGCTTCTTAAAAAAGAGGTTCTTTTCGGAAAGTTTATAGGTTCCACTCACACCAAAAATGATATCCAGGATGAATGGAGAAAAATAGCAGGTATGGCAATAAGTTTTGGCCTTATCCCTGCAGACAGTGATGCCGACAAATTCAAAAGAACGACGTGGCAGAATTGGCGGCGAACCTCCttg atGAAGATAGATCGCATGAAGAAGACGGGTGTAGGTGGAGCAACATCCAAAGACCTTTTAGATGAAAACGATAAGGTCATATTGGCCATCATAGGAGACGAt gTTGTATATGGGATTGGTGTAAACGAGAGCAACGGAGATGTTCAAGATAACCAACAAAATCAAACAATTGTTATTGAACCATCTCCAACCAATTTGCCACcctcttcaaaaaaaagaagcttTCAAAATGACTCCACCTCTTCggaaactgaaaaattaaaatccgaaattttaaaaatcagctacTATCAGAAGCAGCTGGAATGCCGCATGATGGAAGTACAGTTGAAGTTACCCACATCAAATTTTACCAAATCTATCTACGTAGATTCGTCAGAAGAAGATCAGGAAGGTTTTAACTGA
- the LOC129920552 gene encoding putative nuclease HARBI1 yields the protein MSVMSVQYLLERLGPSIAHPTNCNEALTPLQQILLTLHWLGSGCQYHGVGSMHGVSKSSICRCVNRVCTYISQQLLGEEVVWPQNANAVAEGFFAIAGMPRIAGAIDGTLIPIEAPSVNEESFVDRKGLHSINVMLVAGADYRFYAINSNFPGSVHDSRVLQCSHMYNKWQNELWRPFPGAIVIGDSAYPLKKWLFTPNIPASIGEGRAANIFLAKLKKTRQVVECSLGQLKEIFPCLNGLRLKTPISCAIVINACVTLYNIRKRMSPEINSVFQNDDNDVEDLEIHEDHNANDAVEDLRSYINFFN from the exons ATGTCGGTGATGAGTGTTCAATATTTGTTGGAGCGTTTGGGACCTTCAATTGCACATCCAACGAATTGCAATGAAGCGTTGACTCCCTTGCAACAAATATTGCTCACCCTTCATTGGCTTGGCAGCGGTTGTCAATACCACGGTGTCGGGTCAATGCACGGGGTATCGAAATCTTCTATTTGCCGGTGTGTAAACCGAGTTTGCACATACATTTCGCAGCAATTATTGG GTGAGGAAGTGGTGTGGCCTCAAAATGCCAATGCCGTGGCTGAAGGATTCTTTGCTATAGCAGGAATGCCTCGTATTGCTGGGGCTATCGATGGGACTTTAATTCCCATTGAAGCCCCATCAGTAAACGAAGAATCGTTTGTGGATCGGAAAGGTTTGCATTCCATAAACGTAATGTTAGTTGCTGGAGCAGACTATCGCTTCTACGCAATTAATTCCAACTTTCCCGGTTCCGTGCACGACAGTCGAGTGTTACAGTGCAGTCATATGTACAACAAATGGCAGAATGAACTGTGGCGTCCATTCCCAGGTGCAATTGTTATCGGGGACTCGGCTTATCCATTGAAAAAATGGCTTTTTACTCCAAATATACCAGCTAGTATTGGAGAAGGAAGAgctgcaaatatttttcttgctAAACTGAAAAAGACCCGACAAGTTGTCGAGTGCAGTCTGGGACAGTTGAAGGAAATATTTCCATGTTTAAATGGACTGAGACTTAAGACACCAATCAGTTGTGCAATAGTCATCAATGCGTGTGTGACATTGTACAACATTCGAAAGAGAATGTCTCCAGAAATAAATAGTGTCTTTCAAAATGATGACAATGATGTCGAAGATTTAGAGATCCATGAGGACCATAATGCAAATGATGCAGTGGAGGATCTACGAAGTTatataaactttttcaactaa